In Flavobacterium praedii, the DNA window AATACCAACAATTTTCTTACTTGATTAAAAAAAAGTAAGAAATCAATCGAATTCTAATCCAATTTGAGTTTTTACCCCACTCCGAAGTCTCATGGGCTTTGCGTTTTATTAAAAATTCCTAAAAACCATAAATAGGATAAAAGTCTCCCTAAAGTTCTTGTGTACTTGCGTAAGGGATAGGAGCAAGTTACCTTGTAACGCGGAGAGCCCGACCGCATAAGGGCAAAAGGCCGAATGAGCACAATACAAATGAGGCCTTTTGCGCTTATGGGGTTACGCCCAAATTACTTTTTTAGCAATCTAAATTTGTTATTAAAAAATCAGGTTTATTTGCAAAATCATTATTTAAATGTAACAAAATGGTACTTTTACCTACATATTATAACAGTTATGAGTTAATTATCATAATTTAGCCCAACTAAACAAAACCAAAATGAGAAGAACCCTATTAGTATTATTTCTGTGTGTATTTTTGCCCCAAATACATGCTCAAGATTACTTTCCTAACAGTGAAAGTGTTCAGAATAAAAACAACAATTACACCGCTTTTACCAATGCCAAAATTTACGTTTCTCCAACTCAAATTATTGAAAAAGGAACTTTATTAATTCAGAATGGAAAAGTAATTGGCACTGGAAACTCAATATCTATTCCAAAAAACTGTACTGTAATTGATTTAAAAGGAAAAAGTATCTATCCTTCGTTTATTGACATTTTTACAAATTTTGGTATCGAGAAACCAAAAAGAAACAACTATTCGGATGATGGACCATTATACAACACCAAAAGAGTGGGTTTTTATTGGAATGAAAGCATTAGAGCTGAAGTTAATGCGTACGAATCATACAAATATGATACCGCAAAGGCAGAGGATTTATTAAAGGCCGGATTTGGTATGGTTCTCACCCATTTTCCTGATGGAATTGCTCAAGGTTCTGGAACTTTACTCGCTTTAAACAACAACGTAAGTACAAATCGTGTGGTTTCAAATAAGATAAGCAATCAACTGTCTTTTTCAAAAAGTGCTTTGACAAACCAAGCGTATCCAACTTCTTTAATGGGAAGTATGGCATTGCTTCGTCAGATGTATTTGGATATGAATTGGTACAAAAATGGAAATTCAACTACCAAAGATTTGTCTCTGGAAGCTTTGATTGAGAATCAAAAACTCATTCAGATTTTTGATGCAGGAGACAAACTTAACAGCCTTCGTGCATCCAAAATCGGAAAAGAATTTGGTGTCAACTACATCATAAAAGGAGCTGGTAATGAGTTTGAAAGAATTGATGAAATCAAGAAAACCGATTCAAAATTCATTATCCCTATTAATTTCCCAGAAGCGTATGATGTTTCCAATCCGTACTTAGCCAATCAAATGGATTTGAAAGATTTAAGATATTGGAATCAAGCGCCAAGCAACCTAAAAGTTTTATCAGACAACGGTATAATTTTTGCTTTGACCACTGATAAATTAAAAAAGACAGAAGATTTTAGACCTAACTTATTAAAAGCAATTAAATTTGGTTTTGACAAAACAAAAGCTCTCGAATCATTAACAACTATTCCAGCTTCATTACTGGGGAAAAGTGATGAAATTGGAAGTTTAAAAAATGGAAGTCAAGCCAATTTCATTATCACTTCGGGAGAATTGTTTGATGAAAAAACTATTGTTCACGAAAATTGGGTTCAGGGAACAAAATTTGTAGTTAACGAAATTGTACCAAATGACATTCGCGGGAGTTATGATTTAGTAATTGCAGATGACACTTACAAATTGAAAATAGAAGGCGAAATATCGGCTCCAAAATCAGAAATCACTACAAAAGAGGATCAAAAAGTAAAGTCGAGTCTTACTCTAGAAAACAACTGGATTACAGCTTTGGTGAAATCAAAAGACACTATTAATCCAAATTTCATTCGTCTAAATGGTTTTGTAGAAAACACAAATGTGCTTTCTGGAAAAGCGATATTGGCTAATGGAAATGAATCCAAATGGACTGCTACAAAAACTTCCCCGTTTGAAATCAAAAAAGATTCTACAAAAGCTGAAAAACTAAATCGAATCATTCCGATTTCTTATCCAAATATCGCTTTTGGAAATCAAAAAAAATTAACCCAACAGACATTATTGTTTAAAAATGCTACGGTTTGGACCAACGAAAAAGAAGGCATACTTGAAGAAACAGATGTGCTTGTCAAAAATGGTAAAATTGCATCAATAGGCAAAAAACTATCGGATGGTTCCGCTACAGTTGTAGATGCCAAAGGCAAACACTTGACTTCAGGGATAATTGATGAACACTCTCATATTGCCATTTCTGGTGGTGTGAATGAATCGGGACAAAACAGTTCTGCAGAAGTAACTATTATGGATGTTGTTGATTCTGAAGACATCGATATTTATAGAGATCTAGCAGGTGGAGTTACTACATCACAATTATTACATGGTTCTGCAAATCCAATCGGTGGCCGTTCGGCAATAGTAAAATGGAAATGGGGACTTACAGCCGATGAAATGCTATACAAGGATCAGCCAAAATTTATCAAATTTGCTTTGGGTGAAAATGTAAAACAAGCCAATTGGGGTACAGACAATCCAACCCGTTTTCCTCAAACCAGAATGGGTGTAGAACAAGTATTTACGGATTATTTTCAAAGAGCTAAGGAATATGAAACTACTTGGAAAAACTACAATTCGAATGCTAAAAAAGACAAAACCAAAGCCCCAAGAGTGGACTTAGAAATGCAAACTTTGGTAGAAATTTTAAACAAAGAGCGATTCATCACTTGTCATTCTTATGTGCAATCAGAAATACTCATGATGATGGAAGTAGCTGAGAAATTCAATTTTAGAATAAACACTTTTACCCATATATTAGAAGGTTATAAAGTAGCTGATAAAATGAAAGAACATGGTGTAGGCGCTTCGACATTTTCGGATTGGTGGGCTTATAAATTTGAAGTTAATGATGCCATTCCTTATAATGGACCAATATTACACAATCAAGGTTTAGTGGTTGCCTACAACTCTGATGATGCCGAAATGTCAAGACGTTTGAACCAAGAAGCTGGTAAAGCTGTAAAATACGGAAACATTTCTGAAGAAGAAGCTTGGAAATTTGTCACTTTGAATCCAGCCAAATTATTGCATTTGGATGATAAAATTGGAAGTATAAAAGTTGGCAAAGATGCCGATATTGTGTTGTGGAATAACAATCCGTTGTCTATATATGCCAAAGCAGAAAAAACAATTATTGAAGGTGTAGTCTATTATGATTTGCAAAGAGATGAAGCGCAAAGAATTGCAATTGCAAATGAACGAAATGAAATAATTGCTCAATTATTGTTGGAGAAAAACAAAGGAATGATCACACAAGAGCCTAAAAAGAAAGAAAAAAAGGAATATGAATGTGATACTTTAGAACAATAAAAATAAACAGAAAATGAAACACAAAAATATAGCAATCGTTCTTTTGGTTTTACTTTTATCCATAGCGACAAAAGCACAACAAATTACGGCTCCAAAACAAAGCAAATCAATTTTAATACGCAATGCAACGGCCCATTTAGGCAACGGAAAAATTATAGAGAATAGTGCTATCGGATTTAAAGACGGTAAACTAATACTTGTTGCGGATGCCACCACGATTCGTTTGGCTAGTGGCGCTTACGACACTACAATTGACGCTAGTGGAAAGCATGTTTATCCCGGTTTTATTGCACCAAATTCCACTCTAGGATTGGTAGAAATAGATGCCGTAAAATCATCGGATGATGAAGACGAAATTGGCTTATTCAATCCTCATGTTCGCAGTATTATTGCATACAATTCTGAATCTAAAGTAATTGAAACAGTTCGTCCGAACGGGGTTTTGATTGCTCAAATTACACCTCGAGGTGGTCGTATATCAGGAACATCATCTATTGTTCAATTGGATGCATGGAGTTGGAAAGATGCACTTTTAAAAGAAAATGATGGTATCCATTTGGATTTCCCTTCTAGTTTCAAAAGAAGTGGAAGTTGGTTTGAACCTGGAACAAAGGAACCAAACAAAGATTATAAAACACAAATTGAGGAAATTAATTCTTTTTTATCGAATGCTAAAGCCTATAATTTAGATACAGCTAAAGAAAGAAACCTCATTTTAGAAGCCACAAAAGGATTGTTTGATGGAACTCAAACCTTATTTATTCATGCCGATGAAGAAAAGCAAATTAGAGACGGAATCCAAGTAGCCCTATCAAATGGAATTTCAAAAATAGTTATTGTGGGTGGATATGATGCCTATAAAACTACCGATATTCTTCAAAAAAATAATATTGGAGTATTATTAAGACGTGTTCACGATATGCCTTTAAGTGACGATCAAGATGTAGATTTACCCTTTAAAATGGCAAAACTATTGACGGATAAAGGAATTCTGGTTGGTTTGGAAAACAGTGGAAGTCATGAAAGAATGAATACCCGTAATTTACCGTTTTTGGCAGGGACTTGTGCTGCTTATGGTTTGGACAAAGAAATAGCCTTACAATTGATAACTTATAATACCGCAAAAATTTTAGGAATTGACAATTTATGCGGAACTTTGGAAATAGGTAAAGATGCGACTTTATTTATTTCAGAAGGAGACGCATTGGATATGAGAACAAATAAATTGACTCAAGCTTTTATTCAAGGAAGAGGAATCAGTTTGGAGACACATCAAAGTCAATTGAATACTAAGTTTAAACAAAAATACAATCAAAAATAACACCGATTATGGGACTATTTAATGCAATTTTAGGTAATGCTTCTGAAGTAAACAACGAGAATCTTTCAAAAGAATTTGAACCTTTACTAATTGAAGGAGAAACTATTGAGAAAGGGTATAAAGTAATAAAAGACATGTTTGTTTTTACCAATAAAAGATTGATTTTGGTCGAAAAACAATTAGTAGGAAGCAAAGTTGATTACCTCTCGATTCCGTATTCATCCATTAAAAAATTCTCTAAAGAAAGCGCGGGAATACTTGACATGGATGCTGAATTAAAGATTTGGTTAACTGGTGAAGATGCTCCAATTTCCAAACAATTTGGCAAAGGCGGAAATAACATCAACGAAGTATATCAAATCCTGAGCCAGCATATTTTGAAATAATCGTAGCTTTTCAATTACTGATTTTAATTATTAGAGAAAAGAAGATAGAGAAAAGAAAACAGATTGTAAGACGTTGATTTTAGAATACAGAATTTAATTTTAGTACTCTAACTATTGAATCTTTTTTCTTCTCTTTATTCTATATTCTTTTCTCTATTTTCTATTAAAAAAATCTTAAAACCCACTCTTATGAAAATCATTATTCGAACTTTTAAGCTAAAATTAAAACACACCTTTACAATTTCTAGAGAATCACATGATATTCAACCCACTTTAATCGTTGAATTACAAAGCGACGGATATTCT includes these proteins:
- a CDS encoding amidohydrolase family protein produces the protein MRRTLLVLFLCVFLPQIHAQDYFPNSESVQNKNNNYTAFTNAKIYVSPTQIIEKGTLLIQNGKVIGTGNSISIPKNCTVIDLKGKSIYPSFIDIFTNFGIEKPKRNNYSDDGPLYNTKRVGFYWNESIRAEVNAYESYKYDTAKAEDLLKAGFGMVLTHFPDGIAQGSGTLLALNNNVSTNRVVSNKISNQLSFSKSALTNQAYPTSLMGSMALLRQMYLDMNWYKNGNSTTKDLSLEALIENQKLIQIFDAGDKLNSLRASKIGKEFGVNYIIKGAGNEFERIDEIKKTDSKFIIPINFPEAYDVSNPYLANQMDLKDLRYWNQAPSNLKVLSDNGIIFALTTDKLKKTEDFRPNLLKAIKFGFDKTKALESLTTIPASLLGKSDEIGSLKNGSQANFIITSGELFDEKTIVHENWVQGTKFVVNEIVPNDIRGSYDLVIADDTYKLKIEGEISAPKSEITTKEDQKVKSSLTLENNWITALVKSKDTINPNFIRLNGFVENTNVLSGKAILANGNESKWTATKTSPFEIKKDSTKAEKLNRIIPISYPNIAFGNQKKLTQQTLLFKNATVWTNEKEGILEETDVLVKNGKIASIGKKLSDGSATVVDAKGKHLTSGIIDEHSHIAISGGVNESGQNSSAEVTIMDVVDSEDIDIYRDLAGGVTTSQLLHGSANPIGGRSAIVKWKWGLTADEMLYKDQPKFIKFALGENVKQANWGTDNPTRFPQTRMGVEQVFTDYFQRAKEYETTWKNYNSNAKKDKTKAPRVDLEMQTLVEILNKERFITCHSYVQSEILMMMEVAEKFNFRINTFTHILEGYKVADKMKEHGVGASTFSDWWAYKFEVNDAIPYNGPILHNQGLVVAYNSDDAEMSRRLNQEAGKAVKYGNISEEEAWKFVTLNPAKLLHLDDKIGSIKVGKDADIVLWNNNPLSIYAKAEKTIIEGVVYYDLQRDEAQRIAIANERNEIIAQLLLEKNKGMITQEPKKKEKKEYECDTLEQ
- a CDS encoding amidohydrolase family protein, translating into MKHKNIAIVLLVLLLSIATKAQQITAPKQSKSILIRNATAHLGNGKIIENSAIGFKDGKLILVADATTIRLASGAYDTTIDASGKHVYPGFIAPNSTLGLVEIDAVKSSDDEDEIGLFNPHVRSIIAYNSESKVIETVRPNGVLIAQITPRGGRISGTSSIVQLDAWSWKDALLKENDGIHLDFPSSFKRSGSWFEPGTKEPNKDYKTQIEEINSFLSNAKAYNLDTAKERNLILEATKGLFDGTQTLFIHADEEKQIRDGIQVALSNGISKIVIVGGYDAYKTTDILQKNNIGVLLRRVHDMPLSDDQDVDLPFKMAKLLTDKGILVGLENSGSHERMNTRNLPFLAGTCAAYGLDKEIALQLITYNTAKILGIDNLCGTLEIGKDATLFISEGDALDMRTNKLTQAFIQGRGISLETHQSQLNTKFKQKYNQK
- a CDS encoding PH domain-containing protein, encoding MGLFNAILGNASEVNNENLSKEFEPLLIEGETIEKGYKVIKDMFVFTNKRLILVEKQLVGSKVDYLSIPYSSIKKFSKESAGILDMDAELKIWLTGEDAPISKQFGKGGNNINEVYQILSQHILK